A DNA window from Actinokineospora baliensis contains the following coding sequences:
- a CDS encoding aspartate aminotransferase family protein has product MTLTEHSTAVGPAQTGWGTLWPHFTRLSAPRTPVITRGEGAYIWDDQGRRVLDGLSGLFVVQAGHGRAELASVMAAQAAELAYFPVWGYATPPVIELAERLAAAAPGDLNRVFFTTGGGEAVESAWKVAKQYFKLTGRPLKHKVISRAVAYHGTPQGALAITGLPAMKQQFEPLTPGGFRVPNTNFYRATEHADDPVAFGQWAANRIEEAILFEGPDTVAAVVLEPVQNSGGCLTPPPGYFARVREICDKYDVLLVSDEVICAFGRHGATFACSKFGYQPDIITCAKGMSSGYAPIGAMITTDRVVEPFLTGKTVFPHGYTFGGHPVAAAVALANLDLFESEGLNERVLANEAAFGATMRKLLDLPIVGDVRGDGYFWAVELVKDAGTEETLDTDERERLIRGFLPRALFDNGLYCRPDDRGDAVVQVAPPLISGQEEFDEIERILRETLTEAAKLL; this is encoded by the coding sequence ATGACGCTCACCGAGCACTCCACCGCGGTTGGTCCGGCCCAGACCGGCTGGGGGACCCTGTGGCCGCACTTCACCCGGCTCTCCGCCCCCCGCACCCCCGTGATCACCCGCGGCGAGGGCGCCTACATCTGGGACGACCAGGGCAGGCGGGTCCTCGACGGCCTCTCCGGCCTGTTCGTCGTGCAGGCGGGCCACGGCCGGGCCGAACTGGCGTCGGTGATGGCCGCGCAGGCTGCGGAACTGGCGTACTTCCCGGTGTGGGGCTACGCCACTCCCCCGGTGATCGAGCTGGCCGAACGCCTCGCGGCCGCCGCCCCCGGCGACCTCAACCGCGTCTTCTTCACCACCGGCGGCGGTGAGGCCGTCGAGAGCGCGTGGAAGGTCGCCAAGCAGTACTTCAAGCTCACCGGCCGCCCGCTCAAGCACAAGGTGATCAGCCGCGCGGTCGCCTACCACGGCACGCCGCAGGGAGCGCTCGCCATCACCGGCCTGCCCGCGATGAAGCAGCAGTTCGAACCGTTGACCCCGGGCGGGTTCCGCGTCCCCAACACCAACTTCTACCGGGCCACCGAGCACGCCGACGACCCGGTCGCGTTTGGACAGTGGGCCGCGAACCGGATCGAAGAGGCGATCCTGTTCGAGGGCCCGGACACCGTCGCCGCGGTGGTCCTGGAGCCGGTGCAGAACTCCGGCGGGTGCCTGACGCCGCCGCCGGGGTACTTCGCGCGGGTCCGCGAGATCTGCGACAAGTACGACGTGCTGCTGGTGTCGGACGAGGTGATCTGCGCGTTCGGCAGGCACGGGGCGACCTTCGCGTGCTCGAAGTTCGGCTACCAGCCCGACATCATCACCTGCGCCAAGGGGATGAGCTCCGGCTACGCCCCGATCGGCGCCATGATCACGACCGACCGCGTGGTGGAGCCGTTCCTCACGGGCAAGACGGTCTTCCCCCACGGCTACACCTTCGGCGGCCACCCGGTCGCCGCCGCGGTGGCCCTGGCCAACCTCGACCTGTTCGAGTCAGAGGGCCTCAACGAGCGGGTCCTGGCCAACGAAGCCGCCTTCGGCGCCACCATGCGCAAACTCCTGGACCTGCCCATAGTGGGAGACGTCCGCGGCGACGGGTACTTCTGGGCCGTGGAACTGGTGAAGGACGCCGGAACCGAGGAAACGCTCGACACAGACGAACGGGAGCGGCTGATCCGCGGCTTCCTGCCGCGAGCCCTGTTCGACAACGGTCTCTACTGCAGGCCGGACGACCGGGGCGATGCGGTGGTGCAGGTGGCGCCGCCGCTGATCAGCGGGCAGGAGGAGTTCGACGAGATCGAGCGCATCCTGCGGGAGACGCTGACGGAGGCCGCGAAACTGCTGTGA
- a CDS encoding CoA-acylating methylmalonate-semialdehyde dehydrogenase, with product MSAEIVAHWIDGALSPGGRTGDVFDPATGAVARQVSLAGPAEVERAVASAAAAFPGWRDTALSRRTRVLFAFRELLDAAKDDVAAIITAEHGKVLSDAQGEVARGLEVVEFACGIGHLLKGGYTENASTGVNVHSLRQPLGPVAVISPFNFPAMVPLWFVPIAIAAGNTVVLKPSEKDPSAALLLAELWQKAGLPDGVFTVLQGDKEAVDGLLDHPAIKAVSFVGSTPVAQYVHERASAAGKRVQALGGAKNHMVVLPDANLGITADAAVNAGFGSAGERCMAISVVVAVGEIADPLVAAIAERASGLRTGDGRRGCDMGPLVTAEHRDRVAGYVDAGERDGARVVVDGRKVEPDADGNGFFLGPTLLDHVTPEMTVYTDEIFGPVLSVVRVDSYAEALALVNANRYGNGTAIFTNDGGAARRFENEVEVGMIGVNVPIPVPVAYYSFGGWKDSLFGDTHAHGTEGVHFFTRGKVVTSRWPEADHGGLNLGFPRND from the coding sequence ATGAGCGCGGAGATCGTGGCGCACTGGATCGACGGGGCGCTCTCGCCCGGCGGGCGCACCGGGGACGTGTTCGACCCCGCCACCGGTGCCGTGGCGCGCCAGGTGTCGCTTGCGGGGCCCGCCGAGGTCGAGCGGGCGGTGGCCTCGGCCGCCGCGGCGTTCCCCGGGTGGCGCGACACCGCGCTCTCACGGCGCACGCGGGTGCTGTTCGCGTTCCGCGAGCTGCTCGACGCGGCCAAGGACGACGTCGCGGCGATCATCACCGCCGAGCACGGCAAAGTGCTGTCCGACGCGCAGGGGGAGGTGGCGCGCGGCTTGGAGGTGGTGGAGTTCGCGTGCGGGATCGGGCACCTGCTCAAGGGCGGGTACACCGAGAACGCCTCCACCGGGGTCAACGTGCACTCGCTGCGGCAACCGCTGGGACCGGTGGCGGTGATCAGCCCGTTCAACTTCCCCGCGATGGTGCCGCTGTGGTTCGTCCCGATCGCGATCGCCGCGGGCAACACCGTAGTGCTGAAGCCGAGCGAGAAGGACCCGTCGGCGGCCTTGTTGCTCGCCGAGCTCTGGCAAAAGGCAGGCCTGCCGGACGGTGTGTTCACTGTGCTGCAGGGCGACAAGGAAGCCGTGGACGGCCTCTTGGACCATCCCGCGATCAAGGCCGTGTCCTTTGTTGGGTCAACTCCCGTGGCGCAGTACGTCCATGAGCGCGCTAGCGCTGCCGGTAAGCGCGTACAGGCGCTCGGCGGGGCTAAGAACCACATGGTGGTGCTACCCGACGCCAACTTGGGCATCACCGCCGACGCCGCCGTGAACGCCGGATTCGGGTCCGCAGGCGAGCGGTGCATGGCGATCAGCGTGGTCGTCGCAGTGGGCGAAATCGCCGACCCGCTGGTGGCCGCGATCGCCGAGCGCGCCAGCGGACTGCGCACCGGGGACGGGCGGCGCGGCTGCGACATGGGTCCCCTGGTGACCGCCGAGCACCGCGACCGGGTGGCGGGCTACGTCGACGCAGGCGAACGGGACGGGGCACGGGTCGTGGTGGACGGGCGCAAGGTCGAGCCGGACGCCGACGGGAACGGGTTCTTCCTCGGCCCGACGCTGCTCGACCACGTGACGCCCGAGATGACGGTCTACACCGACGAGATCTTCGGCCCGGTGCTGTCGGTGGTCAGGGTCGACAGCTACGCCGAGGCGCTGGCCCTGGTCAACGCCAACCGGTACGGCAACGGCACCGCCATCTTCACCAACGACGGTGGCGCCGCGCGGCGGTTCGAGAACGAGGTCGAGGTCGGCATGATCGGGGTGAACGTGCCGATCCCGGTGCCGGTGGCCTACTACTCGTTCGGCGGTTGGAAGGACTCGCTGTTCGGCGACACCCACGCGCACGGCACCGAGGGCGTGCACTTCTTCACCCGGGGCAAGGTCGTGACCTCGCGCTGGCCCGAGGCCGACCACGGCGGCCTCAACCTCGGCTTCCCCCGCAACGACTGA
- a CDS encoding PucR family transcriptional regulator → MYPTVAEVLATPSVQAGHPRVRAGEENLDRPVRWVHVSEISDVAGTLAGGELLLSTGIVATAPGADLAAYVTALAEAGVRGLIVELGRHLPALPEPMVRTARRLGFPLVELRRTVRFVEITEAVHARILNVQHERLRFTQQVNAVFTTLTVEGARVEEVLDQASALGGHPVVLEDLAHHAIAFSGTTRAGELLRDWEARSRLAAAAGETAVAGPEQWLCTPVGPRRGRWGRLVVPMSVADLDHVTAVLERAAATLAITRMLQGEGRDVALDAHGGLLRDLLTGQVTDEQAMNARLRALGLRAGRAYAVLVLGVPGDPSVDADQAVLAAAAATARGQGRAALTGITAPGRVAVVFSCAAETDEPEAVRSFLSALGPPLPEGTFAAASTPTTRLTGLSAALAEATHVANAVAAAPGRVGEREVYRSRDLGARGLLWSLRADPRLHQFAELQLAPLLRHRVLRPGDEQDLLDLLRAYLAANGNVAVLARALHLSRPAVYARLTRLTTVLGHDLTDAETRLSLHLAVLAYDQAAL, encoded by the coding sequence GTGTACCCCACGGTGGCGGAGGTGCTCGCCACACCCAGCGTCCAGGCGGGCCACCCCCGGGTGCGCGCGGGCGAGGAGAACCTGGACCGCCCCGTCCGCTGGGTGCACGTCAGCGAAATCAGCGATGTCGCGGGCACCTTGGCGGGCGGCGAGCTGCTGCTGTCCACCGGGATCGTCGCCACCGCGCCGGGCGCGGACCTCGCCGCCTACGTGACCGCGCTGGCCGAGGCGGGCGTGCGCGGGCTCATCGTGGAACTCGGCAGGCACCTGCCCGCGCTGCCCGAACCCATGGTCCGCACCGCCCGCAGACTCGGGTTCCCGCTGGTCGAGCTGCGCCGCACGGTGCGCTTCGTGGAGATCACCGAGGCCGTGCACGCGCGCATCCTCAACGTCCAGCACGAGCGGCTGCGGTTCACCCAGCAGGTCAACGCCGTGTTCACCACGCTGACCGTCGAGGGAGCCAGGGTGGAGGAGGTGCTCGACCAGGCCAGCGCCCTCGGCGGTCACCCGGTCGTGCTGGAGGACCTGGCGCACCACGCGATTGCGTTCAGCGGCACCACCCGGGCGGGGGAGTTGCTGCGCGACTGGGAGGCCCGGTCGCGGCTCGCCGCGGCGGCGGGGGAGACGGCAGTGGCGGGCCCGGAGCAGTGGCTGTGCACGCCGGTCGGGCCTCGCAGGGGCCGGTGGGGAAGGCTGGTCGTGCCGATGTCGGTGGCTGACCTCGACCACGTCACCGCCGTGCTCGAACGCGCCGCGGCGACCCTGGCGATCACGCGCATGCTCCAGGGCGAAGGCCGTGACGTGGCTCTGGACGCGCACGGTGGTCTGTTGCGGGACCTGCTCACCGGTCAGGTCACCGACGAGCAGGCCATGAACGCCCGGCTGCGTGCCCTGGGCCTGCGTGCCGGACGCGCCTACGCAGTCCTCGTCCTCGGCGTGCCGGGCGACCCCTCCGTCGACGCCGACCAGGCCGTCCTCGCCGCCGCCGCAGCCACTGCCCGCGGCCAAGGCCGAGCCGCGCTGACCGGCATCACCGCCCCCGGCCGGGTCGCCGTCGTGTTCTCCTGCGCCGCCGAGACCGACGAACCCGAGGCGGTCCGCTCGTTCCTCTCGGCCCTGGGACCCCCTCTCCCCGAGGGCACCTTCGCCGCCGCGTCGACCCCGACCACCCGGCTCACCGGCCTGTCCGCCGCGTTGGCGGAAGCCACCCACGTCGCCAACGCCGTGGCGGCCGCCCCCGGGCGTGTGGGGGAGCGGGAGGTGTACCGCAGCCGAGACCTCGGCGCGCGCGGCCTGCTCTGGTCCCTGCGAGCCGACCCCCGGCTGCACCAGTTCGCCGAACTGCAGTTGGCCCCCCTCCTCCGCCACCGAGTCCTCCGCCCCGGCGACGAACAGGACCTGCTCGACCTGCTCCGCGCCTATCTCGCCGCCAACGGCAACGTGGCGGTCCTGGCCCGCGCCCTCCACCTCAGCCGCCCCGCTGTGTACGCCCGCCTAACCCGCCTCACCACGGTCCTGGGCCATGACCTCACCGACGCGGAAACCCGCCTCTCTCTCCACCTGGCCGTCCTGGCCTACGACCAAGCCGCGCTTTGA
- a CDS encoding APC family permease — protein MSDPSSPSTPALRRGLKVLGTLLITLSAISPASSVFIIAPGVIGQAGSGAFWSFVIAAVVGVFMAFVYAELASAYPLSGGEYAIVARTLGRLPGFVTLGLLMVTQLLIIAVIALGVGTYLEVLVPGLSAPVVAAVTTAGATVLAIFDIKLNAWITGVFLAIEMVALVVVSALGFLDPARPLGDLLSAPVAAADGVVGPASLGLIVGAAAVAIFSYNGYGSAVYFGEETTNAHRGIAKAILWALVITVVAELVPVTAVLLGAPSLPELFASDNMMSYFVTAQAGSAVNTVISLAVALAILNAVLAIILITARMVFSTGRDAAWPGTLSRSLAAIHPRHGTPWIATVVTGALATALCFTDKDFLLVVTATSIVAVYGALCLAVLNGRRTGSTAHAAYRMPWFPVAPVLALAALVYVIYQNALDPAIGRPSLLITLGIAVVSALYYLLVLRRRGQWVLRGPEDEAVVVDPAVR, from the coding sequence ATGTCGGATCCGTCGTCACCGTCCACACCGGCCCTGCGCCGGGGCTTGAAAGTGCTCGGCACCCTGCTCATCACGCTGTCGGCCATCTCCCCCGCGTCCTCGGTGTTCATCATCGCGCCGGGGGTCATCGGCCAGGCGGGCAGCGGCGCGTTCTGGAGCTTCGTGATCGCCGCCGTCGTCGGGGTGTTCATGGCGTTCGTCTACGCGGAGCTGGCCTCGGCGTACCCGCTCAGCGGCGGCGAGTACGCGATCGTCGCGCGGACCCTGGGCAGGCTGCCCGGGTTCGTCACCCTCGGCCTGCTGATGGTGACCCAGCTGCTGATCATCGCGGTTATCGCGCTCGGCGTCGGCACCTACCTCGAGGTGCTCGTCCCGGGGCTGTCCGCGCCGGTCGTCGCGGCGGTGACCACCGCGGGCGCCACCGTGCTCGCGATCTTCGACATCAAGCTCAACGCCTGGATCACCGGGGTCTTCCTGGCCATCGAGATGGTGGCGCTGGTCGTGGTGAGCGCACTGGGCTTCCTCGACCCGGCCCGCCCGCTCGGCGACCTGCTCTCCGCCCCGGTCGCGGCGGCCGACGGCGTGGTCGGCCCCGCCTCGCTCGGGCTGATCGTGGGTGCCGCGGCGGTGGCGATCTTCTCCTACAACGGCTACGGGTCGGCGGTGTACTTCGGCGAGGAGACCACCAACGCGCACCGGGGCATCGCCAAGGCCATCCTGTGGGCGCTGGTGATCACCGTCGTCGCCGAGCTGGTGCCGGTGACCGCGGTGCTGCTCGGCGCGCCGTCGCTGCCGGAGCTGTTCGCCTCGGACAACATGATGAGCTACTTCGTCACCGCGCAGGCCGGGTCCGCGGTCAACACGGTGATCAGCCTGGCCGTGGCGCTGGCGATCCTCAACGCGGTGCTGGCGATCATCCTGATCACCGCGCGGATGGTGTTCTCCACCGGCCGCGACGCCGCATGGCCGGGGACGCTGAGCCGCTCGCTGGCCGCGATCCACCCGCGCCACGGCACCCCGTGGATCGCCACGGTGGTCACCGGCGCGCTCGCGACCGCGTTGTGCTTCACGGACAAGGACTTCCTGCTCGTGGTCACCGCGACCTCGATCGTGGCGGTGTACGGGGCGCTGTGCCTGGCGGTGCTCAACGGCAGGCGCACCGGGTCGACCGCGCACGCGGCGTACCGGATGCCGTGGTTCCCGGTCGCCCCGGTGCTCGCGCTGGCCGCACTGGTCTACGTCATCTACCAGAACGCGCTGGACCCGGCCATCGGCCGCCCGAGTCTGCTGATCACCCTCGGCATCGCTGTGGTGTCGGCGTTGTACTACCTGCTGGTGCTGCGCAGGCGCGGCCAGTGGGTGCTGCGCGGCCCCGAGGACGAGGCGGTGGTGGTCGACCCGGCCGTCCGGTAA
- a CDS encoding TetR/AcrR family transcriptional regulator has protein sequence MPRPSRAHHKRAELITAARQAVIDRGVLDLRLRDVADKAAMSTGSVLYYFPSLAELLFEVQREAVERFCVDREEAIRDEPDPRRKLIRTIRAGLPTGKDDELCVLIYELGAYARRDPAYAAEHIRLCERQVALYTAILETGSATGEFDLTRDATTIARGLVALEDGLGLHITQAVPTFTTPQAEAILIAHAADATRCELES, from the coding sequence ATGCCGAGACCGAGCAGGGCCCACCACAAGCGGGCCGAGCTGATCACCGCCGCGCGCCAGGCCGTCATCGACCGGGGCGTGCTCGACCTGCGGCTGCGCGACGTCGCCGACAAGGCCGCCATGTCCACCGGGTCGGTCCTGTACTACTTCCCGTCGCTGGCGGAGCTGCTCTTCGAGGTGCAGCGCGAGGCGGTGGAGCGGTTCTGCGTGGACCGCGAGGAGGCCATCCGCGACGAACCCGACCCGCGGCGCAAGCTCATCAGGACCATCCGGGCGGGGCTGCCCACCGGCAAGGACGACGAGCTGTGCGTCCTGATCTACGAACTCGGCGCCTACGCCCGCCGCGACCCCGCGTACGCGGCCGAGCACATCCGGCTGTGCGAGCGGCAGGTCGCCCTCTACACGGCGATCCTGGAGACCGGCTCCGCCACCGGGGAGTTCGACCTGACCCGCGACGCCACCACCATCGCCCGCGGCCTGGTCGCCCTGGAGGACGGGCTCGGGCTGCACATCACCCAGGCCGTGCCCACCTTCACCACGCCCCAGGCCGAGGCGATCCTCATCGCCCACGCCGCCGACGCCACCCGCTGCGAACTGGAGTCCTGA
- a CDS encoding DmpA family aminopeptidase has translation MRARDLGLPLTGTTGPHNAITDVPGVEVGYTTLVEGDAVRTGVTAILPRGRADIHVPCAAGRFSLNGNGEMTGSALVDEIGSVRLPVLITNTHAVGPCHRGVIDWVAREHPAVAEQWLLPVVAETWDGYLNDINGPHIQPAHAIAAIDAAAGGPVAEGSVGGGTGMNCYAFKGGSGTSSRVVPYGQDSHTVGAFVQANFGSRHELTICGVPLGERFADDNPMQDTDWHIPPGAGSIIVIIATDAPLLPGQCTALSRRVPLGLARTGTTGSHFSGDIFLAFSTGNPLTPSEFPTGDPGYDTLRHIPWNRMDDLFAAVVHTVEEAVLNALVAATPMTGRHGHRSPSLPLDQLRGLF, from the coding sequence ATGCGAGCCCGCGACCTCGGCCTGCCCCTGACCGGGACCACCGGCCCGCACAACGCCATCACCGACGTGCCGGGCGTCGAGGTCGGGTACACGACCCTGGTCGAGGGCGACGCGGTGCGCACCGGGGTGACCGCGATCCTGCCGCGCGGCCGCGCCGACATCCACGTCCCGTGCGCCGCGGGGCGGTTCTCGTTGAACGGCAACGGCGAGATGACCGGGTCGGCCCTGGTCGACGAGATCGGCTCGGTGCGCCTGCCGGTCCTGATCACCAACACCCACGCCGTCGGCCCGTGCCACCGCGGCGTGATCGACTGGGTGGCCCGCGAACACCCGGCCGTCGCCGAGCAGTGGCTGCTGCCCGTGGTCGCCGAGACCTGGGACGGGTACCTCAACGACATCAACGGCCCGCACATCCAGCCCGCCCACGCCATCGCCGCCATCGACGCGGCCGCAGGCGGGCCGGTCGCCGAGGGTTCGGTCGGCGGCGGCACCGGAATGAACTGCTACGCCTTCAAAGGCGGCAGCGGCACCTCGTCCCGAGTCGTCCCCTACGGCCAGGACTCCCACACCGTCGGCGCGTTCGTCCAGGCCAACTTCGGCTCCCGCCACGAACTGACCATCTGCGGCGTCCCCCTAGGCGAGCGCTTCGCCGACGACAACCCCATGCAGGACACCGACTGGCACATCCCACCCGGCGCAGGCTCAATCATCGTCATCATCGCCACCGACGCCCCGCTCCTGCCCGGCCAATGCACCGCCCTGTCCCGCCGCGTCCCCCTCGGCCTAGCCCGAACCGGCACCACCGGCTCCCACTTCTCCGGCGACATCTTCCTGGCGTTCTCCACCGGAAACCCCCTAACCCCCTCAGAATTCCCCACCGGCGACCCCGGCTACGACACCCTCCGCCACATCCCCTGGAACCGCATGGACGACCTCTTCGCCGCCGTAGTGCACACGGTCGAAGAAGCCGTCCTCAACGCCCTAGTAGCCGCCACCCCCATGACCGGCCGCCACGGCCACCGCTCCCCAAGCCTCCCCCTGGACCAACTCCGGGGCCTGTTCTAG
- a CDS encoding EndoU domain-containing protein: MKRLLAVLLLLWYLALHKRPPGGGADAPSGKPDGGGSSSPDTPSGRPSQQHGSVDAGAGITSAQDATGTIADQGTPPGGDGQTPGTPDPQTPPPSQWDSATGFDDPPSLASINLTAMRLIHILDGDSDGVGGGHAPGTGIPGKSEFPQRWDSTDPADPGLDDVVRAHVEDVARNPDHPPHQQDNGRWVARGTRDGVEIEVIIDPDGSIRTAYPISGNGVTRNDANGDPIP, translated from the coding sequence GTGAAGCGCTTACTCGCGGTCCTCCTCCTGCTCTGGTACCTCGCCCTGCACAAGCGGCCGCCGGGCGGTGGCGCCGACGCGCCGTCCGGCAAGCCCGACGGCGGCGGTTCGTCGTCACCGGACACCCCGAGCGGGCGGCCGTCGCAGCAGCACGGGTCGGTCGACGCCGGGGCCGGGATCACCAGCGCCCAGGACGCCACCGGCACCATCGCCGACCAGGGCACGCCCCCCGGTGGCGACGGCCAGACGCCGGGCACGCCCGACCCGCAGACCCCTCCCCCTAGCCAGTGGGACAGCGCGACCGGGTTCGACGACCCGCCGAGCCTGGCCAGCATCAACCTCACCGCCATGCGCCTGATCCACATCCTCGACGGCGACTCCGACGGCGTCGGCGGTGGTCACGCTCCGGGCACCGGCATCCCGGGCAAGTCGGAGTTCCCGCAGCGCTGGGACTCCACCGACCCCGCCGACCCCGGCCTCGACGACGTCGTCCGCGCCCACGTCGAGGACGTCGCCCGCAACCCCGACCACCCGCCGCACCAGCAGGACAACGGCCGCTGGGTCGCCCGCGGCACCCGCGACGGCGTCGAGATCGAAGTCATCATCGACCCCGACGGCAGCATCCGCACCGCCTACCCGATCAGCGGCAACGGCGTCACCCGCAACGACGCCAACGGCGACCCCATCCCGTAG
- a CDS encoding WXG100 family type VII secretion target, whose protein sequence is MAEGDLIAPVQSSREVWTGSGLADSIEGFVDALRSEGWVDDALAGAALGVEVAATVMDPISALLANGIGWAMEYFEPLREMLDELTGKPDVVRAHAATWNNMATELYAMCTDLGEHLNQDTPDWHGPAAEGYRSLMVNNVDALGGLAAISAAMAVATEGAGGLVEFTRELVRDLIADLVARVIVWVAEAVFVVTIPVIATQIAAAVVKWAGRILTYTMALITSLTNLDKLLNS, encoded by the coding sequence GTGGCTGAGGGTGACCTGATCGCACCGGTCCAGTCCAGCCGGGAGGTGTGGACCGGGTCCGGGCTCGCCGACAGCATCGAGGGCTTCGTCGACGCGCTGCGCAGCGAGGGCTGGGTGGACGACGCGCTGGCCGGGGCCGCGCTGGGGGTCGAGGTCGCCGCGACGGTGATGGACCCGATCAGCGCGCTGCTGGCCAACGGCATCGGCTGGGCGATGGAGTACTTCGAGCCGCTGCGGGAGATGCTCGACGAGCTGACCGGCAAGCCCGATGTAGTGCGCGCGCACGCCGCGACCTGGAACAACATGGCGACCGAGCTGTACGCGATGTGCACCGACCTGGGCGAGCACCTCAACCAGGACACCCCGGACTGGCACGGGCCCGCGGCCGAGGGCTACCGGTCGCTGATGGTCAACAACGTCGACGCGCTCGGCGGGCTGGCCGCGATCTCGGCGGCGATGGCGGTGGCGACCGAGGGCGCGGGCGGCCTGGTGGAGTTCACCAGGGAACTGGTCCGCGACCTGATCGCCGACCTGGTGGCCCGGGTGATCGTGTGGGTCGCCGAGGCGGTGTTCGTGGTGACGATCCCGGTGATCGCCACCCAGATCGCGGCCGCGGTGGTGAAGTGGGCAGGGCGGATCCTGACCTACACCATGGCCCTGATCACCAGCCTGACCAACCTCGACAAGCTCCTGAACAGCTAG
- a CDS encoding type VII secretion target codes for MGEGFAVNPEQIRAHAANVEAVLARFDAVKAASTHIAQDDQAYGLLCGWISGLLEGKHARQDELIAKVAENLRLVAAGLRANADDYDGTEGSNATMLGGVGGG; via the coding sequence ATGGGCGAGGGCTTCGCGGTCAACCCGGAACAGATCCGCGCGCACGCGGCCAACGTGGAGGCGGTGCTGGCGCGGTTCGACGCGGTCAAGGCGGCCAGCACGCACATCGCGCAGGACGACCAGGCGTACGGGCTGCTGTGCGGGTGGATCTCCGGGCTGCTGGAGGGCAAGCACGCCAGGCAGGACGAGCTGATCGCCAAGGTCGCGGAGAACCTGCGACTGGTGGCGGCGGGCCTGCGCGCCAACGCCGACGACTACGACGGCACCGAGGGCTCGAACGCGACGATGCTGGGGGGTGTCGGCGGTGGCTGA
- a CDS encoding YbaB/EbfC family nucleoid-associated protein, with product MDERVLDPDAARERMAAWKGRIDKLAADTQAMGARLREVQATAADPGGLAEVTVDSTGSLVGLRLTDRIHKTPPDAVAQAILATLRAARGQVAEQSREVIAETMGPDSAAGRAIAERVDQHLRAPQAPDEYGDGDFDLQTHVKKR from the coding sequence ATGGACGAGCGCGTACTCGACCCGGACGCGGCGCGGGAGCGGATGGCCGCGTGGAAGGGCCGCATCGACAAGCTGGCCGCCGACACCCAGGCCATGGGCGCGCGGCTGCGAGAGGTCCAGGCCACCGCAGCCGACCCGGGCGGGCTGGCGGAGGTCACTGTGGACTCCACCGGGTCGCTGGTCGGGCTGCGGTTGACCGACCGGATCCACAAGACCCCGCCGGACGCGGTGGCGCAGGCGATCCTGGCGACGCTGCGCGCGGCCAGGGGGCAGGTGGCCGAGCAGTCGCGCGAGGTGATCGCCGAGACGATGGGTCCGGACTCCGCGGCCGGTCGGGCCATCGCCGAGCGCGTTGACCAGCACCTGCGCGCGCCGCAGGCCCCCGACGAGTACGGCGACGGCGATTTCGACCTGCAGACGCACGTGAAGAAGCGGTGA